In Pseudomonadota bacterium, the sequence AGCTCGAAGAAGTTCTTGCGACCATAGAGCTTCTCGCCACGTCGCCCGAGCGACAGCAGCCCATCCGCCTCGTAGAGGATGTCCCGCTCGAGCATGGTGTCGACGAGCTCCTGAAGGCGCTCCGATCGAATGCTCGAGAACGGATACGCAGCCTCGACCCACGGCAGCAGGTTGTGGCGCGAGATGCCGCCCTCTTGGAGGATGAGGGCCATGACCTGGTGGGCGAGCACATGCATGGCATGGGCAGCCGGCTGGACGTCCTCCACCCAGCCGGAGTCGGCGAGGCGCAGCAATGCGACCGACTGGAGCAGCGACTCAGGGCTGAGGCAGAAGAAGGTACAGTTCCCTCTCGTGTTCGGACGCCGTCCCGTTCGTCCAAGCCGTTGCAGAAAGGACGCGACCGTTGCGGGGGCATCCACTTGGATGACCTGGTCGAGATCTCCGACGTCGATCCCGAGCTCCATCGTCGATGTGCAGACGATGGCGGTGTTTTGCCCTCGGGCGAATTGCTCTTCTGCAAGCGCCCGGTCCGACCGGCTCACCGAGCTGTGATGGATGAAGACCTCGACGCCGGTTCCGGTCAGCGCGTGGGCCACCTTCTCGGCCTTGGAGCGACTCTCGACGAAGACGAGGCTCTTCTTTCCCCGCGCAATCTGCGCGATGCCCGCGGCAGCCTCCCCAATGTCGGCGCAGAGATCTGCACGAAGGTCGCGATCTGCCTTTGGCCGCGGTGGGTCCACCAGACGGCACGGTTGGCGGCTCGAGCCCTGTAGCCACTCGCCGATGACGTTCGGGTTGCCAACGGTTGCTGACAGTCCGAGTCGCTGAACATCGCGGCCGCACATGGCGACCAATCGCTCGAGCAGACCAGCGAGGTGCGCACCGCGATCGTCGGCGGCGAACGCATGCACCTCGTCGATGATGACTGCGGTGAGCCCCTGGAAGATCGCGCGCGCGTCGGTGCGGGCGCTGATCATCATGACCTCCAGGGACTCCGGTGTCGTCATCAGCACGTGGGCCGGCGATTCGCGAAACCGCTGCTTGCGCGAGTCACTGACGTCGCCGTGCCACTTGAACACTTCCAGCCCGACCATGCGGGCATAGCCCTGAAGACGATGCTCTTGGTTGTTCAGGAGCGCTCGGATGGGGCAGATGTAGAGCGCCGCGACCGGTGGCGGTTCGTCGGAGAGGATCCGCGAGAGAATGGGGAACATCGCGGCCTCGGTCTTGCCCCCTGCCGTCGGGGCAAGCACAACGGCGTTGCAGCCATCGAGGACCGCGTCGATCGTCAGCTCCTGCACCGGCCGCAGCGCGCGCCATCCCAGGTCATGGACGATGGCGTGTTGAACGTGCGGGTGTAGGCGCTCGAATCCTCCCATGCGTTACCCGTCCAGCCGCCTCGTCTTGGTCGCCGCATCGTCCCCGGTGCTCTCGTCGTCGGGATAGCTCGGCTCCCTGCCGTGCTTGGCCGCGAGCTCTTCGGGAGTCAGCTTGCTCTCGTCACCGAGGTCCAGCTTGTAGTGCTCTGCGGGATCGTAGGCCTCGTGCTGATCGACGCGGTCCAGCACGTCGACGAGCTCGCGGAGGAACAGCCTCGGAGCGAGGGCCACCGAGCCACCGAAGCCGGCGGTCACCTGGTTCACCAGGGCCTTCAGGAACGCGTCGCCCATCTTCTGCGATACGCGTTCGCCGTGCTTTGCGGGATACAAGTCCCGGACCTTCTTCCCGACGGTGAGAAGACGATCCTCGGTGAACGGCAACAGCCGTACCTGGGGTGCCTTCAAGTTGTCGAAGGTGGCGTCCTTGCCGAAGTTGACCTGAACTCGCTGGTGCAGCGGCGCGAGCCCCTTCAGTCCTTTGTAGCCCTCGTAGAAGTCTCGCGTTCCCGTGACCACCAGATACAGACCTGGAAGCTCGTCCTTGGCCAGCATGTCCATCAACTGGCGGAGCGCGTTCAGGGACTTCTCGCGAGTCTGAGCGTTCATCCTTTGGATGGTCTCGACTTCGTCGAGCACGACCACCAGCCCGGCGTAGCTCGACTGCTCGAGGAGCTGCAGCAGGCCGGCGAGGAAGGTCAGCGACGCCTGGCCGTCGACCTTTCCCTTGACGCCGGCGGCCTTGAGCACCGAACGATCCGTATGAGGCTGACCTGCCAGCCAGGCGAGCAAGCCCTGGGCGGTGGCGAAGTCGCCTTCGTGCGTGGCGCGGTGGTAGGCGCGGAGGACCTGCGCGTAGGCGGGGTTGCGGCGCGAGAGATCCGCCAGCTTGTCCTCGAGCCGCTGCTCGGTCGCATCGGCAAACGCCGGGTCATCCTCGCTGATTCCGCGCAGGCGCGTCACCTCGTCCCCGACCTGGTAGAGCCAGCCTTCGACGATGGCCTGAAATGCGTTCGGTCCATCTGCGGCGGTTTCGAGGCGCTCGATGAGCCGGCGATACACCGTTTCCAGGTGGTGCAACGGTGTGTCGTTGATGGAGATCTGAACCTCGGAAGTAGCAAAGCGCCGCTGCCGTGCGTGGGCGCAGAGGTAGCGGGCCGCAAACGTCTTGCCCGTGCCGTACTCGCCCCGGATCCACTTCGAGAGCCCCTTGCCGCCAGCCACGAAATCGAGCTCCTCGTTGACGGCGTCGACGAGCGCATCGAGCCCGGTCGCCAAGTGCTCGAGGCCCTGGCTGGGAACCAGACCGCTGCGCAGCGCACTGACGATGGCGGTGGATTCGGCGACGGCGGCCTTCATGCATCCCCTTTCTGAGCCGCTGGTGCTTGGTAGCGATACAGCGTCTCGCCGCTCGGCAGGACTTCATCCGTGAAGAGGACGAGGCCTTCCGAGTGAAGTGTGCGCCGCAGCGTTCGCATCAGACCGTTCAGGCGACCAGGGTTCTTGGCCAGTCGGTCCGCGAGCTCGCTCGCACGTGCAGATCCATTCTCTTTGAGCAAAACCAGCACCGCCTTCTGGTCCCCATTGAGGCGTTCCAACAGCGAGGAGGGAAGGCCAAGCGACGCCGCTTTGTCGGCGGGATCGAACAGGGAGAGCTGGGGCGCCGCCTTCTTGGGCTTGAGCTCCTCGGATGGGAGCGGCGTGACGATCGGCGGCTCTGCCGGGCGTATCGAAGGTTGCTCGAGGAGCACGCCGCGGCCAAACCACCACGCCGGCTCGTCTGCGTGGAGTCCATCCCGCTCGAGCCATGCAAGGGGAACGACCATCTCCTCGAGACCGCAACCGCCGTGGAAACCCACCTGCGGGTTGCCGAGGTAGCCCCCCGAGCGCCAGGCGAACGCCCGCCTTTCAGGGGGACCACCGAGGGCGCCGATGTCGATCTCCATGAAGCCCTCCGGCGGGGCGTCGTTCTTCCCGAGCGCGATGTACCGTGGTGCTTTGCCCGCGCCGGCGCGGAGAGCTTTGTCGACGAAGGGACTGTGGCCGTGGTCGGCGGTGACCAGCACGTGCCGTCCCGCTCGGACGGCCGCCCGTAAGCTGGGCTTGAAACCCATGATGTCCTCGGGCAGCAGCCGGACGGTAGCGCCGGTATTCGACGAGCCGATCTGATCATCGACGGCGTTGAACACCGCCGCCACGACGGCGACGGACTCGTCTTCGAGTGTCTGAAGCAGCGTCTGTCCGCCGTCGGACAGGTCGCCCTTCAGGAGCAACCGGCGCGTGCGGCCGTCGAGGGCAGCGTTCTGGTGGAAGCGCGCCTTGTCTGTCTTCGCCTCGTCCTGGTCGCGGAAGACCGTCTCCGCCACGAGCGGGTCGTTCGGAAGCTCCCCAAGGAAGATCGCTCCGCGCGCGTGGCTCGTCACCGTGGGGAGTGGGGCAAGCCCGGGAAGACCTACGACACGACCCTCGGCGTCCGGCTTGATCCCGAGCGGGAAGCTGCTGTCCTGAGCAAGGGCGTAGAGCAGCTCGAGAAAGACCGGGTAGCTGCAACCATCGAGGACGACGAGGTAGATGCGTGCCTTCGGCTCCTCTTGCCAGAGCGGCGCGACGGTGCGCTTCCACAGACGATGCAGCGGGGTGAGCCCGTCACGGTGCAGGGCACCCTCGTAGGCCGCCGCGATCGTCTCGGCGAAGTGGCTGTTCTCACGATCTCGGCGCTCCCGTACCGCCACGAGGACCTTGTTCGCCTCGGCGTGGTAGCGAGCACTGCTCGCCATGGCGCGCCGGAGTTGCATCACCGCGAGGTCGGCGAACGCGCCTTCGTGCTGGTAGGCCCGAACCTGCTCGAGGATGTCGGCGTTTGGCGAGAAGGGCTGGTCGAGATATCGCGACAGCCTGGCGATGCAGTCGAGCACCGTCATGTCGGCCCGATGCATGCGCGCCGCCCGGTGCGACGCCAGCCAGGCGATGTCGGCCGCGGAAACGGGCTTGCCAGCGGCGGCCTGCCGGGCAAGCGCGTGGCAACGATCGGCGAACGCTAGCGGCAGCACGCGGCTCGTCTGCAACTGCGTCGGGGTCAGCGTTTCCCGGCCGAGCCGATCCGCTTCGGCCAGAAGCGAGCTCGCGCCGTCCCCGAGCACGGTGAGGGTCTCTTCGGCGAGGTGAGAGAGCGTCCGGCGCAGGATGCAGGTAGTCGATGTCGGCGCCCGCCAGCAGCGCGGGCAGCAGCTTCTGGTGCGCATCCGTCAGGCCGCCGACGGCGTGCTTGACAGCCTCCTTGTCCCGCGCGCGCAGCACACGCCCGCGGACGATGTGCCGGAGCTCGACGTCCTGGAGCTTGGTGACCTCGAAGCGCTTCGCGTGGTGGTCGAGGTGCTCGTGGATCTTGCTCTCGTCCACGAGGTCCGGGAAGAACTCCTGCAGGTTCCGCTGCCTTGCGACGAACACGAAGACGGGTGCTGGCCGCTGCCCTGTGTTGTGATCGACGATGACGTTGAGGCTGTTGATCTCGCGAACGAACTCCTGGCCGGACTTCTCCGCGAGCCAGAGCAGGAACTCGTCGACCATCAGCACGATGCCGCCGAAGCCCTGCGACCTGGCGTGCTCGCCCATGCGCTCGAGCCCCTCGCTCCAGCGCGGGTCGATGCCCGCCTGCGACGGATCGCGCCCCTTGTACTCGAGCCACGTGCGCGCGAAGCGTTCGCGGGCCTTGGCCGACCCGTTCGCGAGCTTCTCGAAGTCGTCGCGGCCACCGACGATTCCGGCGGTCTCGAGGCGCTTCCAGACGATGTCACCGTACTCGTCTGCCTCGCGGCGAACCTCGTCGAAGATGGCATCGACGTTCAGGAACTCGAAGGGTGCCTTGCCGCGCCGCTTGAGAGCCTCGTCGAAGGCGTCGTACACGGCGCGGTCGAAGCCTGTGGCGCGACCGCGCACCGACAGCATGTGGATCCGAACCACGAGCAGCTTCGCGTCTGGAATCCAGGTCTCGTGGCCGGGAACCTCGCGGCCCTTGCTCGCGAGCTCGTCGCGATGAGCCCGCAGTAGAAACCGGAACTTGTCCCAGGCGGGGGCGACGTTCTCCAGGAGCATCGCCAGCATCGTCATGAAGTGCGACTTGCCGCTGCCGAAGCTGCCGTGGATGAAGCGGCCGTACTCCTCTCCGCGATCGAAGACCTGCTTCATGTCGTCGAGGATGCGCGGGAGCTCCTTCTCGACGGCGGGGGTGATGACGTAGTCATTGACGAGCTGGTTGACCTCGTCGGAGCCGGGCTCGGCTTCGCGCAGCTTGATCACGAAGCCCATCGCCCGGATATCTTCCGGCCGCGGAAGCTCGAAAGCGTCGGTGATCGCCAGTGTCATGGCTACTCGGCTCCTTGAGGCGTCGCGGCCCCGTCGCGAATCCAGCCAGCATCCGCCAACCGCCGAGCCGTCAAGTGAATTTGGCGCTGGCTGAACGATCGCTTCCGAGGTCCCCATTCGTGAACTACACGGACGATCTGGTCGTCGCCAAGCGCATGTTCGCGAGTGACCCCCCAGTGAACAGTGGAAAGCAGCTCAAGGCCGAAAGGTGTCTCGAAGCCCTCGACAAGCTTCGTGACCCGCTCGAAGCGCTCCAGCGTTTTCGGATGCGCCGCAAGGAATCTCCTGGCGTCCTCGACCGCCCCCGGCACCAGCTCGATGGGTTTGTCGGGCGCGTCGCCTCCCGCCATGTATCCGGACAGCATGTACCCTTCCACGGCGGCCAGTACGTGTCGCAGATTCTCGGCATATGGCCCGTATAGCCCTTTTGCGAATCGAAGGCGCAAAGGCTCGCCGGCTTCTTGTGCGAAGTACATGAGCTTGTGGATCTCGAGCAGCGAGATAGAGACGTCCATAAGCGCAGCGAGATAGCGCTCGACAAGCCCGACCAGAACCGCGCGGCCCGGTGTGAGCTTCGGAGCCTCCTTTCCTTTCGACACTTTCGATACCGCTGGATCGTCGGTAGGCTCGTAGACCACGACGCGAACGCCTTGCATGTTGGCGAACGCCTGCTCGATGCGCGGCCGCACCTCGCTCCACTCGAGGCCACCCAGCCCGCATCCGAGGGGTGGGATGGCGATGGAGCGGATGTCCCGCTCCTGTACCTCTTGGACGAGCGCACTCAGACCGCTCTCGATATCTTCGATGCGGCTCTTGCCCCGCCA encodes:
- the brxD gene encoding BREX system ATP-binding protein BrxD yields the protein MKAAVAESTAIVSALRSGLVPSQGLEHLATGLDALVDAVNEELDFVAGGKGLSKWIRGEYGTGKTFAARYLCAHARQRRFATSEVQISINDTPLHHLETVYRRLIERLETAADGPNAFQAIVEGWLYQVGDEVTRLRGISEDDPAFADATEQRLEDKLADLSRRNPAYAQVLRAYHRATHEGDFATAQGLLAWLAGQPHTDRSVLKAAGVKGKVDGQASLTFLAGLLQLLEQSSYAGLVVVLDEVETIQRMNAQTREKSLNALRQLMDMLAKDELPGLYLVVTGTRDFYEGYKGLKGLAPLHQRVQVNFGKDATFDNLKAPQVRLLPFTEDRLLTVGKKVRDLYPAKHGERVSQKMGDAFLKALVNQVTAGFGGSVALAPRLFLRELVDVLDRVDQHEAYDPAEHYKLDLGDESKLTPEELAAKHGREPSYPDDESTGDDAATKTRRLDG
- the pglZ gene encoding BREX-2 system phosphatase PglZ translates to MRTRSCCPRCWRAPTSTTCILRRTLSHLAEETLTVLGDGASSLLAEADRLGRETLTPTQLQTSRVLPLAFADRCHALARQAAAGKPVSAADIAWLASHRAARMHRADMTVLDCIARLSRYLDQPFSPNADILEQVRAYQHEGAFADLAVMQLRRAMASSARYHAEANKVLVAVRERRDRENSHFAETIAAAYEGALHRDGLTPLHRLWKRTVAPLWQEEPKARIYLVVLDGCSYPVFLELLYALAQDSSFPLGIKPDAEGRVVGLPGLAPLPTVTSHARGAIFLGELPNDPLVAETVFRDQDEAKTDKARFHQNAALDGRTRRLLLKGDLSDGGQTLLQTLEDESVAVVAAVFNAVDDQIGSSNTGATVRLLPEDIMGFKPSLRAAVRAGRHVLVTADHGHSPFVDKALRAGAGKAPRYIALGKNDAPPEGFMEIDIGALGGPPERRAFAWRSGGYLGNPQVGFHGGCGLEEMVVPLAWLERDGLHADEPAWWFGRGVLLEQPSIRPAEPPIVTPLPSEELKPKKAAPQLSLFDPADKAASLGLPSSLLERLNGDQKAVLVLLKENGSARASELADRLAKNPGRLNGLMRTLRRTLHSEGLVLFTDEVLPSGETLYRYQAPAAQKGDA
- a CDS encoding macro domain-containing protein is translated as MELTKGNILNADVEALVNTVNCIGYMGRGIAAQFKRAFPENFRVYQIACKRKEVVPGQMLVVPTGQLTNPRWIINFPTKRHWRGKSRIEDIESGLSALVQEVQERDIRSIAIPPLGCGLGGLEWSEVRPRIEQAFANMQGVRVVVYEPTDDPAVSKVSKGKEAPKLTPGRAVLVGLVERYLAALMDVSISLLEIHKLMYFAQEAGEPLRLRFAKGLYGPYAENLRHVLAAVEGYMLSGYMAGGDAPDKPIELVPGAVEDARRFLAAHPKTLERFERVTKLVEGFETPFGLELLSTVHWGVTREHALGDDQIVRVVHEWGPRKRSFSQRQIHLTARRLADAGWIRDGAATPQGAE